The nucleotide window CCAGCCACCAGGTAGGTGACCACATCGCCGGCCCTGAAGGGCGGCTTGTCAGCTGTCACCGAATCGATGGTGAAGGACAGAGGTACGGACGGGGTGCTGCCGGGCTCCGGCTGAAGTTCGCCGGCCCCGAACTGGCCACACCACACAACGACGCCCCGTTGTCTTTCGTCCGCGCCCACCGCCGCCCCTCAGACCTGAGTCGCTGACCGATCTGCTGGACCGGCATTCATCCCGGCAGTCGGCTCGGCCACATCAACCTTTACCCGATGTCGCCCGTTCGGCGGAACCGCCACTGCCCTTGGGCGTCAGCGAACATCAGACGCACCGCCAGCACAGCCCCTCGCGGGTGATCCTGGACCGGTGACCTGACGGGTAGCGTCTCGGGTACGTCTCGGGTGATCTGCCACAGCTGCCGGGCCCTGGACCGAGGCTCGACCGGGCATGCGACGCCCACCCGGTCCACGAGCGGCGGCCGGCCGGGGATCGTCGGCGTCGATGGCGAAGTCGCTCGGCACTGAGCGCCACCTACACGCCTAGAAGATCCGTAACGCCAGGCTGCGTGAAGGGGGGGACAAAACAGATGGATCGGGCTCAATGGCCCGATCCCTGAGTAGCGCATGTGTGCACTGCGGTTGTGTCCGAGGGGGGACTTGAACCCCCACGCCCGATAAAGGGCACTAGCACCTCAAGCTAGCGCGTCTGCCATTCCGCCACCCGGACTTGCTTATTCATTTGTTTTGCTGTCTTCGGGGGGCTGCCCTTCCAACGATCTGAAGACTAGCATGAACGCGAGGTGTCCGTTGCACGCCCCTTGCCGTCCTGGCGAGCCGGGCGCCTGAGGCACGTCTTCTCTTCGGAGCGTCACCTTCGCGCTACTCGTCGTTGACGGGTTGCCTCGGTGTGGCTCGGCTCTGGCGGGTCTGGCTCGGTCGCCCGTGGGGTTCCTGGGTGCCGGTATCCGGCGGCGCGGCTTCTGCGAGGGGCGCAACGAGAGCCCATCAGGCCGGGGCCACGGGCGGCTGCCGCCGCGAGCGGCCGCCTCAATATCTCACCCCGCCACGCCCTACCCGCCAGGTCACGCCCGACTCACCCTGCCACGCCATGCCCCGCCCACGCCCCGCCACGCCCTGACCTGCCAGGTCACGCCCCACCCGCAACGCCATGCCGTGCCCCACACCCCGCCCCGCCCATGCCCCGCCAGGTCATGCCAGACCGCGGTCCGGGAAACCCCCGGTGGCAAGGCAATTTCGGGAGAGCGCCCCGGTGCTGCACTCCGCATGCTCACCCGGCAGCCGGGTCTGGACGTCCCCGGCGGCCGATGTGCCTACTGGATGGCTGGAGGGCACATGCAGGCGAGGCACGGGACGGGGCGCATGCGGCATTTCGACGGCCACTCCTCTACCGGCGGCGCGGGGGAGGGGGCGGTGTACGTGCCCGTGCTCCAGGCCCACGCGGGGGAACTGGCCGCCCTGAAGAGGATGAGCGCCGGCACCCGCGCTCGCACCTGCCCCCTGCTGGAGATCGTCCCCGACAGCGGGTTCAGGCTGCACCAGCCGGGTGGGCTCCGGGACTGGTTCGAGGTGCTCGCCGCGAACTGGCCGCAACGGGTGATGGTGGACGGCCACCATCTGCGGCCCCCGGAGACGCGCGGCCGGACGGGCCTGGGGACGATCGTCGAGGAGGCCCGGGGGCTGGCCGGGCAGATGGTTCCGGTGATCCGGCTCGACGCCGACGAGCCGACCCGTGCCGATGCCCGCGCGGCCCTCAGAACGAACGAGAACGGGATCGCCGTCCGGATCCGGGTCGGCCCCCGCGAGCTGGTGACGGCCGGCGAGGAACTCATCCTGCGATTGCGGGCCCTGCTGGGACAGATCCGGGCCACGGTGGCGTCGGTGGATCTGGTGATCGACCTGGAGCTGGTGGAGGACGATGCCGTCGCCCGTCTCGCCGCACGGCATCTGAGCCGCTTCATCGACCGGCTGCCCGCCGTGCAGTCCTACCGCTCGGTGATCGTGACCTCCGGGACCTTCCCGCCCCATCTGGGCAAGGTGCGTTCCTGGACCCTGACCCCGATCATTCGCTACGACGTCGCCGTGTGGGAGTTCCTGAAAGCCGAGCAACCGCAGCGGATGCCGGTCTACGGCGACTACGCGATCAGCCATCCGGTCCGATATGCCCCGTCGTCGGGCAACTGGCGGCCCGCACCCCAGCTGCGCTACACCACGCCGATGAACTGGCTGGTCCTGCGCGGAACCCAGCGAGGTGACCCGCGGCGTCACGGCCAGTTCTTCGAGATCTGCCGGCAGATCAGTCAGCACCCGGACTTCTCCGACGGTCTGGGCCCGGCCGACCGGTGCATCGCCGAACCCGAGCGTCACCTCGCCGGCCCGGGCGGCGGAAAGCTCTGGAAGGAGCTGGGCATCGCTCATCACGCCGACTTCGTCGTGGACTCCATCGGCCGTTCCGGCCTGCCCTGACGGGCGCGATTCAGGGGCGCACGTGCCCGGACGGTACGGTGCAGGCGTACTCATCACCCGCTCCGTGCCGGACCAGCGAGGAAACCTCTGTGATCAGCGAGTATCTGACCAGTTTCGCCGGGCTGCCGGTGCATTCGGACGACGACGAGGAGACGCCGGAGAACGCCTTGGCGGTCGCCTGGCGGATCTCGGTCGACTACGACTCCCCGGAGGTCGAGTTCGAGACGCAACTGGACCAGGTGCTGGAACACACCGGTCCGGGCGGCCCCGTCGCGCTGGTCCTGGGGCAGTGGGGTGAGGCCTACGAGAACAAGGTGCCGCTGAACCTGCTGATCGACCGGGCCGGCCGGATGGGTTCTCTGCGGGCGCTCTTCGTCGGCGACCTGATCTCCGAGGACTGCGAGATCTCCTGGATCGTGCAGGGGGACTACACGCCCCTGCTGGCGGCCTTCCCGCAGCTGGAGCGTCTGTGGATCCGCGGCGGCAACGAACTGGAGATCCAGCCGCTGCGTCACGAAGCGCTGCTGGAACTCGTCGTGCAGGCGGGAGGCACCCCGCCGGCGTTCGTCCGGGCGGTCGGCGAGTGCGACCTGCCGCGTCTGGAGTCTCTCGAACTGTGGCTCGGCACCGAAGATTACGAGGGTGGGGCCACCCCGGAAGACCTCGCCCCGGTGTTGCAGGGCAAAGTCTTCCCGAAGCTCACCCGGCTCGGGCTGCGCAACGCCGAGAACGCCGACGAGATCGCCGCTGCCGTGGCAGCCGCCCCGGTGGTGGGCCGCCTGAGCGAGCTGGACCTCTCGCTGGGCACGCTCGGCGACGTGGGCGTGCGGGCGCTGTCGGCCGGTCAGTCGCTGGCCCACCTGGACGTGCTCGACCTGCACCACCACTTCGCCGGCCCGGACGTGGCCCGGCACCTGGTGGACGCGCTGCCCGGCACCCGGGTGGACGTCTCGGACGTCCAGACCGAGGACGACGAGGAGGACGAGCGGTACCGCCGGTTCATCTCGGTCTCGGAATGAGCGCCGGGCTGCGGCTGGCGGTCGTGGGCAACCCGGCGAACCGGCGGGTGGCGATGTTTCTCGAGGCGGCCCGGGCCGGCGGACTGGCCGATCCGCAGGTGTTCGCCTGGAGCGACGTCCTGAGCTCGGGACCGGTGCCCGGGCCGGGGACGCTGGTGCGCATCGACTCGCCCGGTGAGGACGCGCGGGTGGACCGGTTGCTGCGCGGCCTGGGGGCGGGTGGGCCGGTCCGGGAGGCCGCGCACGGCGAGATCCTCGGGCTGGCCGACGCTCATGCCGGCCTGCGGGTGGGACTGGAACGGATTGCCGCCGGCGGCGGGACACTGCTGAACCCGGTGCGGGACGTGCTGGTCATGGGGGACAAACGGCGCACCCACGCTCTGCTCGCCTCGCGGTCGGTCCCGGTACCGCCCGCGCTGGCGCCGGTGCACGACTGGGACGGTCTGCGCTCGCACATGCGGGACGCCGGCTGGTCCCGGGTGTTCGTCAAGCCCGCTTTCGGGTCGTCCGCCTCCGGCGTGCTGGCGCTGAACCTGTCCGGCACCAGGGTTTCCGCGGTCACCTCGGTGGAACGGACGCCGGACGGGCGGCTGTTCAACAACCTGCGGGTGCGCCGCTGCACCAGCCCGGCCGAGGTGGGGGCGATCGTCGACCGGCTCGCCCCGGACGGCCTGCACGTCGAGCGCTGGTTCCCCAAGGCGTCCCTGGCCGGTCGGGTGCTGGATCTGCGGGTCGTGGTGACCGCCGGCCGGCCCCGTCACATCGTCGTGCGCACCTCCGCGCACGCCATCACCAATCTGCATCTGGGCAATGCCCGCGGTGACCTCGGGGCGGTCCGGGCCGCGGCCGGGACCACGGCGTGGGAAGAGGCGATGCGCACCTGCGAGCGGGTCGCGGCCTGTTTCCCGGGCAGCCTGCACGTCGGTGTGGACCTGATGTTCGCCCCGTCGTGGCGTCGGCACGCGGTGGCCGAGGTCAATGCGTTCGGCGACCTGCTGCCCCGGGTCCTGGCCGACGGCCGGGACACCTACGGCGACCAGATCGAGGCACTGAAGAAGAAAGAGCTCGCGTGCGCCATCTGATCGGAAGTCACGACGTGCTCCTCGTGACCCTGGACACCCTGCGCTACGACGTGGCGGTCGAGCGGCTCGAACAG belongs to Kineosporia corallincola and includes:
- a CDS encoding beta family protein is translated as MRHFDGHSSTGGAGEGAVYVPVLQAHAGELAALKRMSAGTRARTCPLLEIVPDSGFRLHQPGGLRDWFEVLAANWPQRVMVDGHHLRPPETRGRTGLGTIVEEARGLAGQMVPVIRLDADEPTRADARAALRTNENGIAVRIRVGPRELVTAGEELILRLRALLGQIRATVASVDLVIDLELVEDDAVARLAARHLSRFIDRLPAVQSYRSVIVTSGTFPPHLGKVRSWTLTPIIRYDVAVWEFLKAEQPQRMPVYGDYAISHPVRYAPSSGNWRPAPQLRYTTPMNWLVLRGTQRGDPRRHGQFFEICRQISQHPDFSDGLGPADRCIAEPERHLAGPGGGKLWKELGIAHHADFVVDSIGRSGLP
- a CDS encoding STM4014 family protein; the encoded protein is MSAGLRLAVVGNPANRRVAMFLEAARAGGLADPQVFAWSDVLSSGPVPGPGTLVRIDSPGEDARVDRLLRGLGAGGPVREAAHGEILGLADAHAGLRVGLERIAAGGGTLLNPVRDVLVMGDKRRTHALLASRSVPVPPALAPVHDWDGLRSHMRDAGWSRVFVKPAFGSSASGVLALNLSGTRVSAVTSVERTPDGRLFNNLRVRRCTSPAEVGAIVDRLAPDGLHVERWFPKASLAGRVLDLRVVVTAGRPRHIVVRTSAHAITNLHLGNARGDLGAVRAAAGTTAWEEAMRTCERVAACFPGSLHVGVDLMFAPSWRRHAVAEVNAFGDLLPRVLADGRDTYGDQIEALKKKELACAI
- a CDS encoding STM4015 family protein, with the translated sequence MISEYLTSFAGLPVHSDDDEETPENALAVAWRISVDYDSPEVEFETQLDQVLEHTGPGGPVALVLGQWGEAYENKVPLNLLIDRAGRMGSLRALFVGDLISEDCEISWIVQGDYTPLLAAFPQLERLWIRGGNELEIQPLRHEALLELVVQAGGTPPAFVRAVGECDLPRLESLELWLGTEDYEGGATPEDLAPVLQGKVFPKLTRLGLRNAENADEIAAAVAAAPVVGRLSELDLSLGTLGDVGVRALSAGQSLAHLDVLDLHHHFAGPDVARHLVDALPGTRVDVSDVQTEDDEEDERYRRFISVSE